Part of the Streptomyces sp. NBC_00457 genome, CAGCACCCCCTCATGCAGGATCACCCAATACTCCGGCCTTGTAGCGTCCTTGAGGATGTGCTGGCGCTCCAGGCGGGCCGTAACCTTCTCCTCCTCGTACTCGTCGGTGACGAACGGATTGGCCGCGATGGTGACCGCCCGTGCGTAGGCGGCGGTCTGCAACAGCCCCGGCACCACGGTGGGCGCGAACTCCGCAATCTTCGTTGCCGTCCGCTCCAGTTCCACGACGGCCGCAAAGTAATCGGCATAGCGTTTGTCGTCGATGAGCTTGCGCCACGCCCGCTCGAAAATACCGTCGGTTTGCAGCACCTCATCAATCCGCTGGGCGATATCCAGCTGCGGCTTTCGAATCGCCTGCTCGAACTGGCCGATATAGGCGCCCGAGACGAAGACGCGCGCCCCCAACTCGACCTGAGTGAGCCCCCTGTCCTCCCGGTGCCGCTTCAGTTCCGTGCCGAAGAACTCCCATGCCGCCTGACGTGAACCGTTGGCCACAGTTCAACCCCCTTGTGCTGCCCCGCACTTGTAGAGCACAGACTCCTGCCGAGTGTAGATGTGGTGCGCGATCCTTGAGATGCGAAGCGTAAAACCCGAAATGGGAGGGGAACCACGTGAAGGCACAGCACTCGGCGCTCTGCGTCGAAGAGGCGGAGGAAGCAGTGAAAGAATTGCGGGCAGCGTTGGAAAACGCAGGAATCATTCTGCCGTCCCTGCGGCTCGACCCGGCAAGTCTCGCGCGGGAGACCCCATGTCCGCTCGTCGAACCGGGCGGCTGTTCCGTCGAGGCCGCGCAGCGACTCGCGGCGGTCCTGCGATGAAGCCGCCGGTCGGGTCGTACGTGGTGGACACCCGCACTGGACGGGTCGGCCTCGTCATGGGGCACGAGGGTCCATACGTACAACTCAGACCGTACGGCGGCGGCAAGGAGTGGGACGCCGAGCCAAGCGTCGTACGGCATGCCACCCCCGCCGAGCGGCTCAGTGCCGCCACGGCCTATGCCAACGCACGCAGCCGTGGCGAGATCCCCTGAGGGGCCGCTCACCCAGGGTGGCCGGCGATATGCCGGCCACCCCCGAATTCCGGCTGAGCACTGGCCGGTGATGGCCCCCTGGGTGGATGTCCCCGTCGGGTGGGCACATGTCCCGGTCGGTAATGGGTGATTGTCACGGATATGCGGTGACGGTTGTCCGTAGAGGGTTTTCTAATGTCAGCCCTAGAGTCGCTTTCCGAACGAGGCTCCGAATCACCGGATGACGGGTCCCTCAGAGCGGAAAGGCGGCCGATGAAACGCGTGCACCGAACCGATGTGAAGGCGGAAATCGTAAGGGAACCGGGAGCGAAGGAAACGACGCACCGCAAACTGATCGACACCCCGGACGGCGCGGACCGCTTCGTCCTCACCGAGTTCGAGGTGTCGCCGAACGGGTCCACCCCGCCCCACTTCCACGACTGGGAGCACGAGATCTACGTGCTCGAAGGCTCCATGGGCCTGGTCCTGCCCGACCAGGGCCGCACCGAGCAGGTCGGGCCGGGCGAGGCCATCTTCATCCCCCGGGGCGAGCAGCACGGCTTCGTCACCGGCCCCGAGCAGACGTGCCGGTTCCTCGTGGTCGCCCCGTGCGAGCGGCCGCCGGTGCGCAACGTCTTCCTCTCCGAGGACCCCTACGAGTACACGCAGATGCCCGAGTACACCAGCCTCCTGGAGAACAAGTGACGACCACTCAGGACCTCGACACCCAGGCCGGCTCCCCCGCACCCGACGGCGACTCCTCGCGGGTCCACACCATCCTGACCGCCTACCTCCAGTCCAAGGCCGTGTTCACGGCCCTCGAGCTCGGGGTCTTCGAGACGCTGGAGAAGAACCCGCGCACCGTGGCCGAACTGGCCCGCGAACTGAACCTGCAGGAACGTCCCACCCGTGCCCTCCTCGTCGCCCTCAAGGGCCTGGACCTGGTGCGCGCCGAGAACGGCGGCTACTGCAACTCCGACGAGACGAGCCGCTATCTCGTCGCCGGGCGGCCCGAGTACATGGGCGGGTTCGCCGCGCACCAGAACTCCCACTTCGGCCACTTCTCCCGCCTCGACGAGGCCGTACGCACCAACACCTCCCTCAACCAGCGGGTCCTCAAGCAGGGTTACCGCGACCAGGGCGCCGCGGCCGGAGAGGGCCGCGAGGGCACCGGGCGGCTCATCCAGGCCATGCGGGTCAGCTCCCGGCTCCAGGCGGGCAAGCTGGCCGCCGCGGCCCCGCTGGCCGGCGTCGGCCGCGTCGTCGACCTGGGCTGCGGCTCGGGCGACTACTCGATCGCCCTCGCCTCGCACCACCCCGAGCTGCGCGTCACAGCCCTCGACTACCCCGCCGTGACCGACCTGGCCCGCGCCAACGTGCGCGAGGCAGGACTCGAGGACCGGATCGAGGTCAGGCCCGCCGACATCATGGAGGACGCCTGGCCCGAGACCGACGCGGTCCTCCTCTCCCACGTCCTCGACGGCTACGGTCCCGAGCGTGCCGCCCACCTGGTCAAGCGCATCCATGCCCATCTGCCCGACGGCGGACGGCTGTTGGTGCACTCCCACATGCCCGCCCTGGCCACCGGGCTCTTCCCGGCCATGTTCGGGCTGATCCTCCTGGTCAACACCGAGGAGGGCGAGGTCCGGGACGTGGACGAGATCCGCGCCTGGGTGGAGGGCGCCGGGTTCCGGGACATCGGCACCCGCAACGTGTCCCTGCTCTCCGGTCTGCTCACGGCAACCAAGTAGGACGCCACGATGACGGACACCCCGGTGCAGGCCTCGCCCCCCGCCGCGGCGTTGGCCCGCTACACGACCGCCCCCGACCCAGGCCCGTTGCTCGCCCTCAACTTCGGCTTCGCCAGGGCCAGAGCCCTCGGTACGGCCCTGGAACTGGGCGTGTTCACCGAGCTGGCCCGGGGCCCGCGCGGCACCGAGGACCTCGCCGGCGCACTCGGCTGCGACCCCCGGGCCCTGGGCGACCTGCTGGCCGCCCTCACCGAGTTCGGACTGCTCACCGGTGACGGGCGGGGACTGACCGAGCTGTCCCGTGCCTACCTCGTCGAGGGCGAGCCGACCTACCTGGGCGACCACTTCACCGAGGTGCTCGGCCAGTGGGACCGGTGGAGTGCGCTGACCTCGGTCACCCGCTCCGGCGACCGCTCCGGGGACTTCGGCGCCCCCGCCTCGCGCGGTCGTCACCCCGGACTGTTCGGCGGCGGTTTCCCGCTCGCCGTCCGGGTCGCCTTCGCGGCGGTCGAGGCCCT contains:
- a CDS encoding methyltransferase — encoded protein: MTTTQDLDTQAGSPAPDGDSSRVHTILTAYLQSKAVFTALELGVFETLEKNPRTVAELARELNLQERPTRALLVALKGLDLVRAENGGYCNSDETSRYLVAGRPEYMGGFAAHQNSHFGHFSRLDEAVRTNTSLNQRVLKQGYRDQGAAAGEGREGTGRLIQAMRVSSRLQAGKLAAAAPLAGVGRVVDLGCGSGDYSIALASHHPELRVTALDYPAVTDLARANVREAGLEDRIEVRPADIMEDAWPETDAVLLSHVLDGYGPERAAHLVKRIHAHLPDGGRLLVHSHMPALATGLFPAMFGLILLVNTEEGEVRDVDEIRAWVEGAGFRDIGTRNVSLLSGLLTATK
- a CDS encoding cupin domain-containing protein, encoding MKRVHRTDVKAEIVREPGAKETTHRKLIDTPDGADRFVLTEFEVSPNGSTPPHFHDWEHEIYVLEGSMGLVLPDQGRTEQVGPGEAIFIPRGEQHGFVTGPEQTCRFLVVAPCERPPVRNVFLSEDPYEYTQMPEYTSLLENK
- a CDS encoding helix-turn-helix domain-containing protein — protein: MANGSRQAAWEFFGTELKRHREDRGLTQVELGARVFVSGAYIGQFEQAIRKPQLDIAQRIDEVLQTDGIFERAWRKLIDDKRYADYFAAVVELERTATKIAEFAPTVVPGLLQTAAYARAVTIAANPFVTDEYEEEKVTARLERQHILKDATRPEYWVILHEGVLRPPVGGPEAMAEQLEHIAGLMRERKVWVTVVPFAAGAHASMGGSMKLMEFEDAPPVAYTETEYSGTLIDDPAMVKRTQRTYDLLRGTALSPSASLALIESAAEDFRRCASTT